In one Halorubrum sp. CBA1229 genomic region, the following are encoded:
- a CDS encoding acetyl-CoA hydrolase/transferase C-terminal domain-containing protein — MSRGPDRRPVEHRLHDDVPTVDAEAAAAALDPDATVLTSGFGSVGYPKAIPLALASSPRGLSLTLVASGNVGDEIDVDLVESGAVERRFSYQSSRVARDLTNRREVSFSDRNASSIGDEVQHGGMVDPDVAIVEAVAVGEDWFVPSTSLGQVPAFVEAADRLYVELNRRQPLELQALHDIYRPDAPPNRDPVPISDPGERIGTTHVSFDPEKLAGVVETDIADSTYTFRDPTDDDLAIAENLGAFLDAEMERSPVFEDAVHLQFGVGSLGNALMGELKELDFGGRDVVYFGELIQDGLLDMLDDGRLECASATSMALTDEGQQRLFENVERYAEDVVLRPADVSNHPGVIDQFGVVGVNSAIEFDIYGNVNSTHVGGKQMINGVGGSADFNRNSLVTVCALPSALKGGEVSRVVPMTFHVDHTEHDVDVFVTEQGVADVRGLSPVERAERIIENCAHPEFAPELRSYLDDVREQDNHIPHDVQRAAEWHE, encoded by the coding sequence ATGAGCCGCGGTCCCGACCGGCGGCCGGTCGAGCACCGGCTCCACGACGACGTGCCGACCGTCGACGCGGAGGCGGCGGCCGCCGCGCTCGACCCCGACGCGACGGTGCTCACGAGCGGCTTCGGCAGCGTCGGCTACCCGAAGGCGATCCCGCTCGCGCTGGCGTCGTCGCCCCGCGGCCTGTCGCTCACGCTGGTCGCCAGCGGGAACGTCGGCGACGAGATCGACGTCGACCTCGTGGAGTCCGGCGCCGTCGAGCGCCGGTTCTCCTACCAGTCCTCCCGGGTCGCCCGCGACCTGACGAACCGTCGCGAGGTGTCGTTCAGCGACCGGAACGCCTCCTCGATCGGCGACGAGGTCCAGCACGGCGGGATGGTCGACCCCGACGTCGCGATCGTCGAAGCGGTCGCCGTCGGCGAGGACTGGTTCGTGCCGTCGACGTCGCTCGGCCAAGTGCCTGCGTTCGTGGAGGCGGCCGACAGGCTGTACGTGGAGCTGAACCGCCGCCAGCCGCTCGAACTGCAGGCGCTCCACGATATCTACCGCCCGGACGCGCCGCCGAACCGCGACCCCGTCCCCATCTCCGACCCGGGCGAGCGCATCGGCACCACGCACGTCAGCTTCGACCCCGAGAAGCTGGCGGGCGTCGTGGAGACGGACATCGCGGACTCCACGTACACGTTCCGCGACCCGACCGACGACGACCTCGCCATCGCGGAGAACCTCGGAGCGTTCCTCGACGCCGAGATGGAGCGCTCGCCGGTGTTCGAAGACGCCGTCCACCTCCAGTTCGGCGTCGGGTCGCTCGGGAACGCGCTGATGGGCGAACTCAAGGAGCTCGACTTCGGCGGCCGCGACGTCGTCTACTTCGGCGAGCTCATCCAGGACGGCCTGCTCGACATGCTCGACGACGGCCGCTTGGAGTGCGCGAGCGCGACGTCGATGGCGCTCACCGACGAGGGCCAGCAGCGACTCTTCGAGAACGTCGAGCGGTACGCCGAGGACGTCGTGCTGCGGCCGGCGGACGTCTCGAACCACCCGGGCGTCATCGATCAGTTCGGCGTCGTCGGCGTCAACAGCGCCATCGAGTTCGACATCTACGGGAACGTCAACTCCACGCACGTCGGCGGCAAGCAGATGATCAACGGCGTCGGCGGCTCCGCGGACTTCAACCGGAACTCCTTGGTGACGGTCTGTGCACTTCCGTCGGCCCTGAAGGGCGGCGAAGTCTCCCGCGTCGTCCCGATGACGTTCCACGTCGACCACACCGAACACGACGTCGACGTGTTCGTCACCGAGCAGGGCGTCGCTGACGTCCGCGGGCTGTCGCCCGTCGAGCGCGCCGAGCGCATCATCGAGAACTGCGCGCACCCCGAGTTCGCGCCCGAACTGCGCTCGTACCTCGACGACGTCCGCGAGCAGGACAACCACATCCCGCACGACGTCCAGCGCGCGGCCGAGTGGCACGAGTAA
- a CDS encoding CTP synthetase, whose amino-acid sequence MAGTPARPDGGRAEGSLAVVAGPDEHGLGEELAALGVEVRRIEGLVTADALSEAGIAEAAYFVLTDVEEATGIPIAKELNPNAYAVTYAERSLPEFVAGVADLAIDPALMDAATVAEELVDGAADRAA is encoded by the coding sequence ATGGCGGGGACCCCCGCCCGCCCCGACGGCGGCCGCGCCGAGGGCTCGCTCGCCGTCGTCGCCGGCCCCGACGAGCACGGACTCGGCGAGGAGCTCGCCGCGCTCGGCGTCGAGGTCCGCCGGATCGAGGGGCTCGTCACCGCCGACGCGCTCTCCGAGGCCGGGATCGCCGAGGCCGCCTACTTCGTCCTCACCGACGTCGAGGAGGCGACCGGCATCCCGATCGCCAAGGAGCTGAACCCGAACGCCTACGCCGTGACGTACGCCGAGCGGTCGCTGCCGGAGTTCGTCGCCGGCGTCGCCGACCTCGCGATCGACCCGGCCCTGATGGACGCCGCGACCGTCGCCGAGGAGCTGGTCGACGGCGCCGCCGACCGCGCGGCGTAG
- the lhgO gene encoding L-2-hydroxyglutarate oxidase: MMRHDVAIVGGGCVGLSVAKHLAERTDLDVAVIEKEHHLASHQSGRNSGVLHPGFNYPPGSKKARFATEGTARMKAYCEEHGVPCEELGVLVVATDGEEEARLDDLAEQAEANGVAYELLDSREAIREHEPHAEGQAAFHAPEAASVDSEQYVYALAREARELGVTMYTGYEVSRIEEAAEGYRLATSNGRFEVSYLVNAAGLHADTLAHQVGVGEEYQVVPFRGEYYEVRPERAELCETMIYPTPNPELPFLGVHYTRRTDGKVIVGPNAVLAFGREAYDNTDVNPRELLETLTYGGFRRLLASPLMLSVAWAELNKSYRKEKFASASQKLVPDVRAEDLQKSYAGIRAQLVSEDGDLVKEPLFVEREDAVHVLNAVSPGLTSSLPFGEHIAERLAAKVTV; this comes from the coding sequence ATGATGCGCCACGACGTCGCCATCGTCGGCGGCGGCTGCGTCGGGCTGTCGGTCGCCAAACACCTCGCCGAGCGGACCGACCTCGACGTCGCCGTCATAGAGAAGGAACATCACCTCGCCTCCCACCAGAGCGGCCGGAACTCCGGCGTGCTCCACCCGGGATTCAACTACCCGCCGGGCTCGAAGAAGGCGCGGTTCGCCACCGAGGGCACCGCCCGGATGAAGGCGTACTGCGAGGAGCACGGCGTCCCGTGCGAGGAGCTGGGCGTCCTCGTCGTCGCGACGGACGGCGAGGAGGAGGCGCGGCTCGACGACCTCGCGGAGCAGGCCGAGGCCAACGGCGTCGCCTACGAGCTGCTCGACTCCCGCGAGGCGATCCGCGAACACGAGCCGCACGCGGAGGGCCAGGCCGCGTTCCACGCCCCGGAGGCCGCCTCCGTCGACTCCGAGCAGTACGTCTACGCGCTCGCCCGCGAGGCCCGGGAGCTGGGGGTCACGATGTACACGGGCTACGAGGTCTCCCGGATCGAGGAGGCGGCCGAAGGATACCGGCTCGCGACGAGCAACGGTCGGTTCGAGGTCTCGTACCTGGTCAACGCGGCCGGGCTCCACGCCGACACGCTGGCCCACCAGGTCGGCGTCGGCGAGGAGTACCAGGTGGTCCCGTTCCGCGGCGAGTACTACGAGGTGCGCCCCGAGCGCGCCGAGCTCTGCGAGACGATGATCTACCCGACGCCGAACCCCGAGCTCCCCTTCCTCGGCGTCCACTACACCCGCCGGACCGACGGGAAGGTGATCGTCGGCCCGAACGCGGTGCTCGCGTTCGGCCGCGAGGCGTACGACAACACGGACGTGAACCCCCGCGAGCTGCTGGAGACGCTCACCTACGGCGGGTTCCGGCGGCTGCTCGCCTCGCCGCTGATGCTCTCGGTGGCGTGGGCGGAGCTGAACAAGTCGTACCGGAAAGAGAAGTTCGCGTCGGCGTCGCAGAAGCTGGTCCCCGACGTGCGGGCCGAGGACTTACAGAAGAGCTACGCCGGGATCCGCGCCCAGCTCGTGAGCGAGGACGGCGACCTGGTGAAAGAGCCGCTGTTCGTCGAGCGCGAGGACGCCGTCCACGTCCTCAACGCCGTCTCCCCCGGACTCACCTCCTCGCTGCCGTTCGGCGAGCACATCGCGGAGCGGCTCGCGGCGAAGGTGACCGTTTAA
- a CDS encoding CTP synthase, producing the protein MPTDPDTGYDPSLGRKFVFVTGGVMSGLGKGITAASTGRLLANAGFDVTAVKVDPYLNVDAGTMNPYEHGEVYVLKDGGEVDLDLGNYERFLGTDMTFDHNVTTGKTYQHVIERERAGDYLGKTVQIIPHVTDDIKRRIREAAEGSDVCLIEIGGTVGDIESMPFLEALRQFAHEEDDEDILFTHVTLVPYSKNGEQKTKPTQHSVKELRSIGLQPDILVGRSEDRLDPETKEKIALFCDVPTDAVFSNPDVEDIYHVPLMVEDEGLDEHVMERLGLGDEALPKAERSTEWRELVTRDRDREIDVALVGKYALEDAYMSIHEALKHAGIQTATEVNVLWVDADETSAEHEERLASADAVVVPGGFGSRGTDGKIEAVRYARENDVPFLGLCLGFQMAVVEHARNVLGLEGAHSAEIDPDTPHPVIDLLPDQYETEDMGGTMRLGAHETDIEPGTLAERVYDADACTERHRHRYEVNPEYIDDLEADGLTFSGRADNRMEILERPDHPFFFGTQAHPEFRSRPDRASPPFVALVEAALESTDTTERNADVRL; encoded by the coding sequence ATGCCAACGGATCCCGACACAGGGTACGACCCGTCGCTGGGTCGGAAGTTCGTGTTCGTCACCGGCGGCGTCATGTCCGGGCTGGGGAAGGGGATCACCGCCGCCAGCACCGGGCGGCTCCTCGCGAACGCGGGCTTCGACGTCACCGCGGTGAAGGTGGACCCCTATCTCAACGTCGACGCCGGGACGATGAACCCGTACGAGCACGGCGAGGTGTACGTCTTAAAAGACGGCGGCGAGGTCGACCTCGACTTGGGCAACTACGAGCGCTTCCTCGGCACCGACATGACGTTCGACCACAACGTCACGACGGGGAAGACGTACCAGCACGTCATCGAGCGCGAGCGCGCCGGCGACTACCTCGGCAAGACCGTCCAGATCATCCCGCACGTCACCGACGACATCAAGCGGCGCATCCGCGAGGCCGCCGAGGGCTCCGACGTCTGTCTCATCGAGATCGGCGGCACGGTCGGCGACATCGAGTCGATGCCGTTCTTGGAGGCGCTCCGCCAGTTCGCCCACGAGGAGGACGACGAGGACATCCTCTTCACCCACGTCACGCTCGTCCCCTACTCGAAGAACGGCGAGCAGAAGACGAAGCCCACCCAGCACTCGGTGAAGGAACTGCGGTCGATCGGGCTCCAGCCGGACATCCTCGTCGGCCGCTCCGAGGACCGGCTGGACCCGGAGACGAAAGAGAAGATCGCCTTGTTCTGCGACGTGCCGACGGACGCCGTCTTCTCGAACCCCGACGTCGAGGACATCTACCACGTCCCGCTGATGGTGGAAGACGAGGGGTTAGACGAGCACGTGATGGAGCGGCTCGGGCTGGGCGACGAGGCGCTTCCGAAGGCCGAGCGCTCGACGGAGTGGCGCGAGCTGGTCACCCGCGACCGCGACCGCGAGATCGACGTCGCCCTCGTCGGGAAGTACGCCTTGGAAGACGCGTACATGTCGATCCACGAGGCGCTGAAACACGCCGGGATCCAGACCGCGACCGAGGTGAACGTGCTCTGGGTCGACGCCGACGAGACCAGCGCGGAACACGAGGAGCGCCTCGCGTCGGCCGACGCGGTCGTCGTCCCCGGCGGGTTCGGCTCCCGCGGCACGGACGGGAAGATCGAGGCGGTCCGGTACGCCCGCGAGAACGACGTGCCCTTCCTCGGGCTCTGCTTGGGCTTCCAGATGGCGGTCGTCGAGCACGCGCGCAACGTGCTCGGGCTGGAGGGCGCGCACTCCGCCGAGATCGACCCGGACACCCCCCACCCCGTCATCGACCTCCTCCCCGACCAGTACGAGACGGAGGACATGGGCGGGACGATGCGGCTCGGCGCCCACGAGACCGACATCGAGCCCGGGACGCTCGCGGAGCGGGTGTACGACGCCGACGCCTGCACCGAGCGCCACCGCCACCGCTACGAGGTGAACCCCGAGTACATCGACGATCTGGAGGCCGACGGGCTGACGTTCTCCGGGCGCGCCGACAACCGGATGGAGATCTTAGAGCGCCCGGACCACCCGTTCTTCTTCGGGACGCAGGCGCACCCCGAGTTCCGGTCGCGGCCGGACCGCGCGAGCCCGCCGTTCGTCGCCCTCGTCGAGGCGGCGCTGGAATCGACGGACACAACCGAGCGGAACGCGGACGTGAGGCTATAG
- a CDS encoding acetamidase/formamidase family protein: MSQQEVKEELYVDQYTLGLVGPDQEWAGTVADGGTVTTYTPPGCWGPMVTPSFRGGHEVTRPIRVEGAEVGDAVAIHIRDVEVTSMATSTGSMDEREEAFRDDPFVDHRCPECGTTWPDSYVEGTGEDAIRCAECGANASSFGFEYGYTVAFDHENAVGVTLDEEGAHELATDADEVMDIPENSRQHPILLYEPDGMPGTLGRLRPFIGNIGTTPSVTMPDSHNAGDFGQSLIGADHDYGVETEEDLEKRTDGHMDIPEVRPGATLICPVDVDGGGVYVGDLHANQGDGELSLHTTDVSGTVTMDVEVIEGLELDGPVLLPNEEDLPFISAPYTDAEREAGRELGAEHGVETETEMAPIQVVGSGATVNDATQNAFDRATKLLAMSEGEVRGRCTFTGGVQIGRLPGVVQLDMLAPLDVLEERGLDGLVRDQYDL, from the coding sequence ATGTCACAGCAAGAAGTGAAAGAGGAGCTGTACGTCGACCAGTACACGCTCGGACTGGTGGGTCCCGACCAGGAGTGGGCCGGCACCGTCGCCGACGGCGGGACGGTGACGACGTACACGCCGCCCGGCTGCTGGGGGCCGATGGTCACCCCCTCGTTCCGAGGCGGCCACGAGGTGACGCGCCCGATCCGCGTCGAGGGCGCCGAGGTCGGCGACGCCGTCGCGATCCACATCCGCGACGTGGAGGTGACAAGCATGGCGACGAGCACGGGGTCGATGGACGAGCGCGAGGAGGCGTTCCGGGACGACCCGTTCGTCGACCACCGCTGTCCGGAGTGCGGGACGACGTGGCCCGACTCCTACGTCGAGGGGACCGGCGAGGACGCGATCCGCTGTGCGGAGTGCGGCGCCAACGCCTCCTCGTTCGGCTTCGAGTACGGCTACACCGTCGCGTTCGACCACGAGAACGCGGTCGGCGTCACGCTCGACGAGGAGGGCGCCCACGAGCTCGCGACCGACGCCGACGAGGTGATGGACATCCCCGAGAACTCCCGGCAGCACCCGATCCTGCTGTACGAGCCCGACGGGATGCCCGGCACGCTCGGTCGCCTCCGGCCCTTTATCGGCAACATCGGGACGACGCCGTCCGTGACGATGCCCGACTCGCACAACGCGGGCGACTTCGGGCAGAGCCTCATCGGCGCCGACCACGACTACGGCGTCGAGACCGAGGAAGACCTCGAGAAGCGCACCGACGGCCACATGGACATCCCCGAGGTCCGGCCGGGCGCCACCCTCATCTGCCCCGTCGACGTCGACGGCGGGGGCGTCTACGTCGGCGACCTCCACGCGAACCAGGGGGACGGCGAGCTCTCCCTCCACACCACCGACGTGAGCGGCACCGTCACCATGGACGTCGAGGTGATCGAGGGGCTCGAGCTCGACGGCCCCGTGCTGCTCCCGAACGAGGAGGACCTCCCCTTCATCAGCGCGCCGTACACCGACGCGGAGCGCGAGGCGGGCCGCGAGCTCGGCGCCGAGCACGGCGTCGAGACGGAGACGGAGATGGCGCCGATTCAGGTGGTCGGCTCCGGCGCCACGGTCAACGACGCCACGCAGAACGCCTTCGACCGCGCGACGAAGCTCTTAGCGATGAGCGAGGGCGAAGTTCGCGGGCGCTGCACCTTCACCGGCGGCGTCCAGATCGGCCGGCTCCCGGGCGTCGTCCAGCTCGACATGCTGGCGCCCCTCGATGTCCTCGAAGAGCGCGGCCTCGACGGGCTGGTCCGGGACCAGTACGACCTGTAG
- the rdfA gene encoding rod-determining factor RdfA has product MTDTDGGRRTKVARLVDEYDLEGVGDELEARWTATGDDHTSLRDLAAEFNRRLVEAEVDEAGVRLSARELDAVVRSLTGDDVTAADRTQLRRRLEREGVDVDALDCDVVTYQAVRSYLREHRGAEYERDGGDRATNASRAIGKLRGRLVSVAESKLRALRKTPALTLGEFRVLVDVGVLCTDCGSRYGVAELLSSGGCNCEEATEQEAATEPEE; this is encoded by the coding sequence ATGACCGACACGGACGGCGGCCGCCGGACCAAGGTGGCGCGGCTCGTCGACGAGTACGACCTAGAGGGCGTCGGCGACGAGCTGGAGGCGCGGTGGACGGCGACCGGCGACGACCACACGAGCCTGCGCGACCTCGCCGCCGAGTTCAACCGCCGGCTCGTCGAGGCCGAGGTCGACGAGGCCGGGGTGCGGCTGTCGGCGCGGGAGCTCGACGCGGTGGTGCGGTCGCTGACGGGCGACGACGTGACCGCCGCCGACCGCACGCAGCTCCGTCGGCGGCTCGAGCGCGAGGGCGTCGACGTCGACGCCCTCGACTGCGACGTGGTCACCTATCAGGCCGTCCGGAGCTACCTCCGGGAGCACCGCGGCGCGGAGTACGAGCGCGACGGCGGGGACCGCGCGACGAACGCGTCCCGGGCGATCGGGAAGCTCCGCGGCCGGCTGGTCTCGGTCGCGGAGTCGAAGCTCCGGGCGCTCCGGAAGACGCCCGCCCTCACGCTCGGGGAGTTCCGGGTGCTGGTCGACGTGGGCGTGCTCTGTACGGACTGCGGCTCGCGGTACGGCGTGGCCGAGCTGCTCTCGTCGGGCGGCTGCAACTGTGAGGAAGCGACGGAGCAAGAAGCGGCGACGGAGCCGGAAGAGTAG
- a CDS encoding TAXI family TRAP transporter solute-binding subunit: protein MADSSINRRKFLYGTGAVGITGLAGCSGGGDGGDGSDGSDGSDGSDGSDGSDGSDGDDGSDGGSEELSLRVGTSAGGTQDVGLAVERAVSQESDTLDYSTIESPGYIGTIYRMAQNQFNAGITDNNSLNKALDDRGRFSEQSVSRIPQYGFGAFPYSIYVVARDGTGIETFDDLAGANVYPAEPGYSTRATTLDVWSQDPTADVYDQMNIQNMGVGDAPGAMEEGTIDASIAYGAPGVRYTGFVQEMASRVDLHYVEPTDALIESANSYSGAGTTRTPYSDWQIAGTDIGTDEVFTWDLEVNYTFNPEANPDAVYELCRVAHEHNDVVNNGEAQFNDYDSAEEMLAYAQERIPVHPGAVQYYKDNDAWDDSLQEGDTA, encoded by the coding sequence ATGGCAGATAGCTCGATCAATCGACGCAAGTTTTTGTACGGCACGGGCGCGGTAGGCATCACCGGACTCGCCGGCTGTAGCGGTGGGGGAGACGGTGGAGATGGCTCCGACGGGTCGGACGGCTCCGACGGGTCGGACGGCTCCGACGGCTCTGACGGCTCCGACGGCGACGACGGGTCGGACGGCGGCAGCGAGGAACTCTCGCTCCGAGTCGGGACGTCCGCCGGCGGGACCCAGGACGTCGGGCTCGCCGTCGAGCGCGCCGTCAGTCAGGAGAGCGACACTCTCGACTACTCGACCATCGAGAGCCCCGGCTACATCGGGACCATCTACCGGATGGCGCAGAACCAGTTCAACGCCGGCATCACCGACAACAACTCGCTCAACAAGGCGCTCGACGACCGCGGCCGATTCTCCGAGCAGTCGGTGTCCAGAATCCCTCAGTACGGATTCGGCGCGTTCCCGTACAGCATCTACGTCGTCGCCCGCGACGGCACGGGGATCGAGACGTTCGACGACCTCGCCGGCGCGAACGTCTATCCCGCCGAGCCGGGGTACTCGACGCGCGCGACGACCCTCGACGTCTGGTCGCAGGATCCGACCGCGGACGTCTACGACCAGATGAACATCCAGAACATGGGCGTCGGTGACGCGCCCGGCGCGATGGAGGAGGGGACCATCGACGCGTCCATCGCGTACGGCGCGCCGGGCGTTCGGTACACCGGCTTCGTTCAGGAGATGGCCTCTCGCGTTGACCTCCACTACGTCGAACCGACGGACGCGCTCATCGAGTCCGCGAACTCGTACTCCGGCGCCGGTACGACCCGGACTCCCTACAGCGACTGGCAGATCGCGGGCACGGACATCGGCACCGACGAGGTGTTCACCTGGGACCTCGAGGTCAACTACACGTTCAACCCCGAAGCCAATCCGGACGCCGTCTACGAGCTCTGCCGCGTCGCCCACGAGCACAACGACGTCGTCAACAACGGCGAAGCGCAGTTCAACGACTACGACTCCGCCGAGGAGATGCTCGCCTACGCGCAGGAGCGCATCCCGGTCCACCCCGGTGCCGTCCAGTACTACAAGGACAACGACGCCTGGGACGACAGCCTCCAAGAGGGCGACACGGCGTAA
- the guaA gene encoding glutamine-hydrolyzing GMP synthase, with amino-acid sequence MVETEAFIDEAIAEIREAIGDANAVIALSGGVDSSVAATLAYEAVGDQLTPVYVDTGLMRKGETDEIRDTFSFMESLRVIEAQDRFFDRLAGVTDPEEKRHVIGEGFIDEFETVARDVDADYLVQGTIYPDRIESEGNIKSHHNVGGLPEVVDFEGIVEPVRDLYKDEVREVARELGLEEIISERMPFPGPGLAVRIVGEVTPEKAQVAREATHVVEEELEEYDPWQAFAAVLGKATGVKGDNRVHGWVVAVRSVESRDGMTARAQEIDWSTLQRIQSRITGENENVARVVYDVTHKPPATIEYE; translated from the coding sequence ATGGTCGAGACGGAGGCATTCATCGACGAGGCGATAGCGGAGATCCGGGAGGCGATCGGCGACGCGAACGCCGTGATCGCCCTCTCCGGCGGGGTCGACTCCTCGGTCGCGGCGACGCTCGCGTACGAGGCGGTCGGCGACCAGCTCACCCCCGTCTACGTCGACACCGGGCTGATGCGGAAAGGCGAGACCGACGAGATCCGCGACACGTTCTCGTTCATGGAGTCGCTGCGGGTGATCGAGGCGCAGGACCGCTTCTTCGACCGGCTGGCGGGCGTCACCGACCCCGAGGAGAAGCGCCACGTCATCGGCGAGGGGTTCATCGACGAGTTCGAGACCGTCGCCCGCGACGTCGACGCCGACTACCTCGTGCAGGGGACGATCTACCCCGACCGCATCGAGTCCGAGGGGAACATCAAGTCGCACCACAACGTCGGCGGGCTCCCCGAGGTCGTCGACTTCGAGGGGATCGTCGAACCCGTCCGCGACCTCTACAAGGACGAGGTCCGCGAGGTCGCCCGCGAGCTCGGGTTAGAGGAGATCATCTCCGAGCGCATGCCGTTCCCCGGCCCCGGGCTCGCCGTCCGCATCGTCGGCGAGGTGACCCCGGAGAAGGCCCAGGTCGCCCGCGAGGCGACGCACGTCGTCGAGGAGGAGCTTGAAGAGTACGACCCGTGGCAGGCGTTCGCCGCGGTCCTCGGGAAGGCGACCGGCGTGAAGGGCGACAACCGCGTGCACGGCTGGGTCGTCGCCGTGCGCTCGGTCGAGAGCCGCGACGGGATGACCGCGCGCGCCCAGGAGATCGACTGGAGCACGCTCCAGCGGATCCAGAGCCGGATCACCGGCGAGAACGAGAACGTCGCCCGCGTCGTCTACGACGTGACCCACAAGCCGCCCGCGACGATCGAGTACGAGTGA
- a CDS encoding TRAP transporter fused permease subunit, translating into MDTQSEQQTGPAGWLRGLDVSVTLTAVLFWVTVLWWASTQQWSTVKYAVLFVGGIMTVYALDETRESLEEGSRIDALVLLPSAGVLITASFYFFLNFEMVYLLRQGFASEHEYMLARLIIISLLYLTWREFGNLFLGLVISVMLYAMFGDAVPGVLGHAGMNQLTLLQATVTDLYGFYGSLTQLTASWIAPFLLYAGLLFAYGAFDLILRLAIVAAGRIRSGVAQTAVLSSAVIGSINGSYTANAAMTGSFTIPTMKESGMSGHRAAGIEAVASTAGQVLPPVMGASAFVMASYLGVAYLNIVVAGLVPAAILVTSIAIAVHYTAISDSSDQDMEFSEFFDETLSRNEKIAEALRFGIPFGVLIYYLGFAQYTVMTSAMYTVFAMILTGVLMPPLQRLVDGSDVSPASEFVTQVKNTIHGFRRGAIILAPIAIILVVISGVVNLFSTTGVPAKIALLMINLSGGILLFAVLLGMAVAIVMGVGMPTVAAYVIVAILIVPTFVSEFGVAEITAHYTMFYAAILAGITPPVATAAVVAAGIAEANFWRTCGAALKIAAPLFVLPVAFVYNPALISMSPGLNTLFVGLLVVMGAISIIYGLNYPFEMSVGRKMLARSALTVLGVLVMTYPMVLAKVAGIVVFAAVFVAEKVMVRGLENPLGKEVKQ; encoded by the coding sequence ATGGATACACAATCCGAACAACAGACCGGTCCCGCGGGGTGGCTACGAGGCCTCGACGTCAGCGTCACGCTCACAGCCGTCCTGTTCTGGGTGACCGTCCTCTGGTGGGCGTCCACCCAGCAGTGGTCGACGGTCAAGTACGCCGTGCTGTTCGTCGGCGGCATCATGACGGTGTACGCCCTCGACGAAACCCGCGAATCGCTCGAAGAAGGCAGCCGGATAGACGCCTTAGTGTTGCTACCGTCGGCCGGCGTACTCATCACGGCGTCGTTTTACTTCTTCCTGAACTTCGAGATGGTGTATCTCCTGCGTCAGGGGTTCGCCAGCGAACACGAGTACATGCTCGCGCGGCTCATCATCATCTCGCTGCTGTACCTCACGTGGCGCGAGTTCGGGAACCTATTCCTCGGACTCGTCATCAGCGTGATGCTGTACGCGATGTTCGGCGACGCCGTTCCCGGGGTCCTCGGACACGCCGGGATGAACCAGCTAACCCTCCTCCAGGCGACGGTCACGGACCTGTACGGGTTCTACGGCTCGCTCACACAGCTGACGGCGTCGTGGATCGCGCCGTTCCTCCTGTACGCCGGACTGCTGTTCGCGTACGGCGCGTTCGACCTGATCCTCCGGCTGGCCATCGTCGCGGCCGGCCGCATCCGCTCGGGCGTGGCACAGACGGCCGTGCTCTCTTCTGCGGTCATCGGCTCCATCAACGGCTCGTACACGGCGAACGCCGCCATGACGGGGTCGTTCACGATTCCGACGATGAAAGAGAGCGGGATGTCCGGCCACCGCGCGGCCGGCATCGAAGCCGTCGCCTCGACCGCAGGACAGGTGCTCCCGCCGGTCATGGGCGCCTCCGCGTTCGTGATGGCGTCGTACCTCGGCGTGGCGTACCTCAACATCGTCGTCGCGGGGCTGGTCCCCGCGGCGATCCTGGTCACGTCGATCGCCATCGCGGTCCACTACACCGCGATTAGCGACTCCAGCGATCAGGACATGGAGTTCTCGGAGTTCTTCGACGAGACGCTCTCGCGCAACGAGAAGATCGCCGAGGCGCTGCGGTTCGGCATCCCGTTCGGCGTCCTGATCTACTACCTCGGCTTCGCCCAGTACACGGTGATGACGTCGGCGATGTACACCGTGTTCGCGATGATACTCACAGGCGTCCTGATGCCGCCGCTCCAGCGGCTCGTCGACGGTTCGGACGTCTCGCCGGCCTCGGAGTTCGTCACGCAGGTCAAGAACACGATTCACGGCTTCCGGCGAGGCGCCATCATCCTCGCGCCCATCGCCATCATCCTCGTGGTCATCAGCGGCGTCGTGAACCTGTTCTCGACGACCGGCGTTCCCGCGAAGATCGCGCTGTTGATGATCAACCTCTCCGGCGGCATCCTGCTGTTCGCGGTGTTGCTCGGGATGGCCGTCGCCATCGTAATGGGCGTCGGGATGCCGACGGTGGCCGCCTACGTCATCGTGGCTATCCTCATCGTCCCGACGTTCGTCTCCGAGTTCGGCGTCGCGGAGATCACCGCTCACTACACGATGTTCTACGCGGCCATCCTGGCGGGCATCACACCGCCGGTGGCGACGGCGGCCGTCGTCGCGGCGGGTATCGCGGAGGCGAACTTCTGGCGGACCTGCGGAGCGGCGCTGAAAATCGCCGCGCCGCTGTTCGTCCTCCCCGTCGCGTTCGTCTATAACCCCGCTCTGATTTCGATGTCTCCGGGACTCAACACGCTCTTCGTCGGCCTCCTAGTCGTGATGGGCGCCATCTCCATCATCTACGGGCTGAACTACCCGTTCGAGATGTCCGTCGGGCGCAAAATGCTCGCCCGGAGCGCGCTCACGGTGCTCGGCGTGCTCGTCATGACGTACCCGATGGTGCTCGCGAAGGTCGCGGGCATCGTCGTCTTCGCCGCCGTCTTCGTCGCTGAGAAGGTGATGGTCCGCGGGCTCGAGAACCCTCTCGGGAAGGAGGTGAAACAATGA